AAAACCGTGGTCGCGCCCCTCGCGGGCGCGTGGATTGAAACGTTAAAATGCTCATGTGCTCCATTGCTCAGCCTCGTCGCGCCCCTCGCGGGCGCGTGGATTGAAACCTGACCACGTCCACGAGAAACTTAAAGAGTACAAGTCGCGCCCCTCGCGGGCGCGTGGATTGAAACTTATCTAAGTCTGACCAGTAGACAGGCTTCCGGGGTCGCGCCCCTCGCGGGCGCGTGGATTGAAACACGTTCTGCTGTATGCGCCGAATGCCGGGAATCTTGTCGCGCCCCTCGCGGGCGCGTGGATTGAAACTTCTTTAACATGTAGCTTGCTTCGCCTGGTGAAGTCGCGCCCCTCGCGGGCGCGTGGATTGAAACAGTGATAAATCTCGGGTTCGTATGCGGGATACTCGTCGCGCCCCTCGCGGGCGCGTGGATTGAAACCTGAATACAGCAATGTTCAGGATTTGTCCTTTTGTCGCGCCCCTCGCGGGCGCGTGGATTGAAACTTCTATCGACTCCCCGCAGGCGTGAGGCTTTCCTTGTCGCGCCCCTCGCGGGCGCGTGGATTGAAACACCGCGGCTAATGCCTACGCGGTTGTGATCTGGGGTCGCGCCCCTCGCGGGCGCGTGGATTGAAACAACCAGCTCACCTGTTGCAATATCCGCAACGGCTGGTCGCGACCCTCGCGGGCGCGTGGATTGAAACATGAATCCCTCGTCATAGAGGTACTTCACCTCCTGGTCGCGCCCCTCGCGGGCGCGTGGATTGAAACAACTCCCGGGCGGCTGCAACCCCCTTCTGAGGCGGGTCGCGCCCCTCGCGGGCGCGTGGATTGAAACTTTAAACTCCGGTTGTAGAATTTCCTTGTCGTAGGTCGCGCCCCTCGCGGGCGCGTGGATTGAAACACGGGTGGGTTTGTTAGATTGTACGGGTTACTTTTATAAGCTGTTGCAGGAATTATGACTAATTAGATGTCTGCAGGCTGTACTGTTTCCATCAGGGATCCGGTTTGTTCTTGCCAGATGCCTTATACTCAGTCATCTATAATCTATTGCATTTATCGCCTCCCACGCCACATTTTTAATAATGCCAATCCGCTCTTCTCACCACTAAGTCTTTCTGTCCTTAATGCCAGTACCAGCAACAGAGCAAGTATTCCCAGCACAAGCCTGAAAAAGACCCGGTAGACATCAAGGCCCTCCACACCGACGGCCCGAATCAGGCTTAAGGCGGTTCCTCCCCCCAGGGCACTGGCTATACCTGCCACCAGTCCGCCGGTCATGCGGGCAAAGAGTGAAAGCCCAACCCGGTCGGTCGGCTGAACGGCCTGCAGAAAATAGTGGTTCGTTGCAATAATAAGTCCTGTCTTGCAGTACCCCTGCAGAAGAAAAATCAGGGCTGTGACGACGGTGAAGAACTCTTGTGGAGCAAATGACCAGAACACAGCGCTGATAAAGAATCCACAGATGTAGAGTATTAAAAGAGGCCGGGGTCCAATGGTATCGGCTACCCTGCCGTTGGTGTAGGAGGAGAGAATCCCCCCCGCCAGGATAAAAAGAGAGAACACAAGAGCATGATAATCGGATATGTGGTATCCGTTCTTTATGGTCACGATGGAAAAGGGAATAACCAGCACAAAGGAAGAGATCCCCGCAGCCCAGCCTCCAAGAAGGCGCCGGTACTTTGCATTTCTTCTGATCAGTCTGAGGGTATCCCGTATGGGCATTGTCGCCGATTCACTGGGGGTTGAGGACTCGGGGATTTTAAGAAGCTGACGGCTCGCGTAAAAACCCACAAGACAGCCCAGAGCTATAACGGCCTGATATACCCATACCTTGTCAAAAAAACGCAGAATCACAACAACGACGGAAACTGAAAAGAAGTAGGCTGTCTGGGAGCGCACCCAGTTTCCGGACAAGAAACTGCCCCGTTCCTCGTACACGGTGACCTCCCCGGTCAGGGGGGTATTGGCCACAATACCGATGCTGCGGAACATGGAGAACCCGAAGGCGCCGAGCAAGACTGTGACGGTAACAAGGGTTTGGGAAAAACCAAGGGCAATAAAGGGTGCCGCAATCAGGACAGACCCGAAGATATAACGCAGAAGCCAGGCGTACCCCCAGGTCCGGGCAAGGCCGAAACGGGGGATAAGCAGTTTGCCAGCCAGTAAAAAGGGCATGGTCAGATGCATAAACGAGGCCAGCACGGCCAGCTGAGGATCGGACAATCCGTTTCGGATCCCGTAGAGGATCAGAAGATCATTCATCAGAAAGGCGATGGAAATACCGTTCAGCATGACAAAACGCCGGAGGTATCGCTTGCCGGTTTCCCGGTCTTCGCTACCGAGTTCAGAGGGAAAAGCTGATGAAGCCATAGGAGTATATTACCTGTAACACGAGGGTATGAAAACCTTAGGGGAAACGCGGCTGTTCGAACCGGATGTTTTTCGGTATGAAATATTCCCTATTTTCTTGACTATTTTAGTAGTATTTATATATAATTTAATTACTATGAATAATCCTCACTATTACAGCCGACGTACTCAATCGCTGATGGTAAATGAGAGAGTTATCAGGGGTATTGCCGTTCAGGTTTTCGGTCTCTCCCTTATGGCTCTGATCCTTACCACGCGACAAAGTACTCCGGCCGCACTGGGGCTTCTGTGTTTTCTTCTTGCGGATTTCACCTTCAGGGCGGCAGGATGGGGTACGCTGAGCCTGACCGCTGCGGTTTCCAGACTCCTGGGGGGAAGACTGTTTCGCTTTGCGCCGCGGCTGATACGGGCAAAACCGAAGCGTTTTGCCGCAGGAATCGGGGCCTTCATGTCTCTCGCCGCGGGTCTTCTGGTGGTCCTTCGGATTCACCAGGCTGCCGTCCTGCTGCTTGCAGTACTTGCACTCTTCTCATTTCTGGAAGGGACTTTCCGCTTCTGCGCCGGCTGCCGGATATTCGCCCTGCTGATCCGCCTGGGACTGGCGAAGGAAGATCTGTGCACCGACTGTGTGCTGCCCGGCGGTGACGGCATATAATACCCTCCCCCAAAAAAGAACTACTCCTCCATGGCCTTTTTCCCGACACATGCATTACCCACCATGAAAGGGGAGTTATTCTTTCAGCCGCCTGTCTCTATAAATCCGTGAGGGTTCTGTCCGCTGCTGCCTCTGTTACCGCTAATCCTTTTTGAAAATTCTGCATTTTGAATATCCTTCGTTTTATCCGCCGGAGATCTGTAAAGGCTGTGGTCAATGAATTAAAATATAAAATATGCTATAGTGCGGAACGTCAGAATACTTCGAACAGCAGGAGACAGATCAGGTATGGCAAAATCAACAGTCTATTTTACGAATATGCATGTAACATCCAGGGAGAATCAGCAGCAGAAGCTCGAACGGCTGATTAAAACCGCCGGAATTGAACAGATCGATTTCAAAAGGAAATACGCGGCCATAAAAATCCACTTCGGAGAGCTGGGAAACCTTGCGTTTCTTCGCCCTAATTATTCCAGGACAGTTGCGGATGTCATAAAGAGCCTGGGGGGCAGGCCCTTTCTGACCGACTGCAACACCCTCTACGTGGGGGGAAGAAAGAACGCCCTGGACCACCTGGAGACCGCCTACATCAACGGCTACTCACCCTTTTCAACGGGCTGTCATATCCTGATTGCCGACGGCCTCAAGGGAACCGATGAGGCCCTGGTGCCGGTGGAAGGAGGTAGGTACGTCAAGGAGGCCAAGATTGGACGGGCGGTAATGGATGCGGACATTATAATCTCCCTGAACCATTTCAAGGGTCATGAGCTTACCGGGTTCGGAGGGGCCATAAAGAACATCGGGATGGGCTGCGGGTCCCGGGCCGGCAAGATGGAGATGCACTCCAGCGGTAAACCCCACGTAAACGCCGGCAAATGCATAGCCTGCGGGGCCTGCGTGCGCAACTGCGCTCACTCTGCAATTACCATTACCAACGGGACCGCCCTGATCAATCACAGCAGGTGCGTCGGTTGCGGTCGCTGTATCGGGGTATGCCCCACCGACGCGGTACGGCCGGCCTCGGACGAGTCCAACGATATCCTGAACAGAAAGATGGCGGAGTACACCTGGGCGGTGCTCAACGGAAAACCCCATTTCCACATAAGCCTGGTTATCGATGTATCCCCCTACTGCGACTGCCACTCTGAAAACGATATTCCCATCGTACCGGATGTGGGAATGTTCGCCTCCTTTGATCCGGTGGCCCTGGATGTGGCCTGCGCCGACGCTGTAAACCGGCAGCCCGTCCATGCGGGAAGCCTGCTGGAAAAACACGGGTCCCGGCACAACGATCACTTTACCGACACCAGCCCGGAGACCGACTGGCGCTCCGCCGTAGAACATGCGGTCAACATGGGAATCGGCAGCCGGGAATACGAGCTGATCAGCATATAAACGGAGAACGGGAGTCCTGTCTGATTCAGGAATACTCTGCTATGAATTCCAGGATTGTCCTTCGTATCTGGTCCCGTATGCGCCTGGTTTCCGCCAGGCGTTCTTCTTCGCTGCCGCCCAGGGATGAGGGATCATCGAAGGGCCAGTGAAGGCGGATCCCTTTTCCGGGGAATATGGGACAGCGTTCCTGGGCCTCTTTACTGCATACGGCAACCACGATGTCGAAGGACCGGCGATCCCGGGCATAGTCGAATACACTGTTGGTGGAGTTGCCTGAGATATCGTACCCCAGCTCCGCCATCGCCCTGACCACCAGGGGATTCAGTTTGCCCGGTTCAAGACCGGCACTCAGAGCCTTGAACCTTCCTTTACCAAGATCATTCAAAAAGGTTTCCGCCATCTGGCTGCGTGCACTGTTGTGCACACAGATGAACAACACATTTACAGGTTTATTGTCCATTCTGCTTTCTCCATACTCCATAGTATACAATATGCATGCTCAGGCCTGGGCCGGAAATGCGCTCCGGGTGGAAACGGCTATCCTTACCAGGGCCAGCATGACCGGCACCTCCACCAGAACGCCCACAACCGTTGCCAGGGCAGCGCCTGACTGGAGGCCGAAAAGACTGACTGCCACCGCCACGGAAAGCTCGAAGAAGTTACTCGCTCCGATCATTGCCCCGGGAGCAGCAATGGAATGGGGAAGCTTCCAGAGCTTGGCCCAGCCGTAGGCAATGCCGAAGATAAGAAAGGTCTGTACCACCAGGGGGACCGCAATCAGCACGATATGAAGGGGGTTATTCAGGATTATCTCCCCCTGAAAAGAGAAGAGGATTATCAGTGTCAGCAGCAGTCCGCCGATTGTGGTGTTGTCGAATTTCTTCAGAAAGACATTCTCGAAATAATCCAGTCCCCGGTGTGCTGTAATTAGCCTCCGGGAAATGTATCCCCCCGCAAGGGGTACTACAACAAAGAGGAGCACCGACAGGAGAAGCGTATCGTAGGGCACCTGGATATTGCTGACTCCCAGGAGAAAAGCAACAATCGGCGTAAAAGCGGCCAGTATGATCAGGTCATTCACCGCCACCTGCACCACTGTATAGGCAGGATCCCCGTCGGAAAGGTAACTCCACACAAATACCATGGCGGTACAGGGGGCAGCTCCGAGCAGAACAGCTCCCGCGATGTACTCCGTTGCAAGATTATCGCTGATAAGGGGCCTGAACAGAATCTTCAGGAAAAAAAAGGCGATAAGATACATGGTAAAGGGCTTTATGAGCCAGTTGGTTACGGTGGTAACCGTCAGCCCCTTCGGCTTTTTAGTGGCCTTCACGATACTGGTAAAATCGATCTTCAGCATCATGGGATATATCATGAGCCATATGAGAACCGCTACCGGAATAGAGACCCGGGCGTACTCGAGGGTGGACAGGAACTCCGGCACTGCCGGCAGGAACCTTCCGATCAGTGTTCCGATCACAATACAGAGCGCAACCCACAGGGTGAGATATTTTTCGAAAAAGCTTATCCGTTTTTTTTCCGCCGTCGACATACATATGCCTCCTTTCAAAATCTCAGTTCAGGGTTCCGAAAAGAATTCCCGCAGCGGTAGAGAGAAGAACCACCAGCATCACATAGGTGGCGGTCTTCTTCCAGCCAAGTTCGCCGTGAATTACCAGCATGTTGGGCAGGGAAAGACTGGGACCGGCCAGGAGCAGCGCCAGGGCGGGCCCCTTCCCCATTCCGCTTCCCATCAATCCCTGCACAATAGGGACCTCCGTCAGGGTGGCGAAATACATGAAGGCCCCGGCGATGGAGGCGAAAAAATTGGCCCAGACTGAATTTCCCCCCACGAGTCCAGCTATCCATTCCCCAGGGATCAGGGCCTGGTGACCGGGACGTCCAAGGAGAAAACCTGCTATAAGTACTCCGCCGAAAAGGTAGGGAAGAATCTGGAGGCTGAAATCCCTGGTAGTTACAGTCCATTCGATCAGATCATCCCGGCTGAACCATCGGACCAGGCTGTAGATCAGGACAGCGGCAAAGACTGCGGTAATCCAGTACCTGCCGGTATAGACGGCGTCCCACAACACCGACGTTCCCCGGGAAGGAGCCCAGTTCACAAAAACGAGGATTCCCACCATGGAGGCCATGTAGACGACGGTTTGACCAAGGCTCCGACCTTTTTCATCCTCCCCTGCATAGGAGAACATGCGCTCGTCGGCGAGGCGTGCCTCATCCTCCCTTCGGTAGATTACCTGCATCAGGTATCCGATTACAAAGGCAAACAGCACCGCACCCATCATGCGGGCGAGGCCCAGCTCCCAGCCGAATACCTTGTAGGAGAGAACGATGGCCAGAATATTTATTGCCGGTCCGGAGTACAGGAACGAAACAGCAGGCCCCAGGCCTGCACCTTTTTTGTAAATCCCTTTGAACAGAGGGAGGACCGTGCATGAGCAGACCGCCAGTATCGAACCCGAAACCGAGGCAACCGAATAGGCCAGCAGCTTCGGTGCGGAGGGCCCGAGATAGCGGATTACCGCCTGCTGGTTCAGAAAGACCGTAATTGCTCCGGCAATGAACATGGCCGGAACAACGCACAGAAGCACGTGCTGCCGGGCGTATTCCGAAAGCATCAAGAATGCCTCCTGAATCGCGACGATTACCCGGGGAGCATCAAAGGGAAC
Above is a genomic segment from Marispirochaeta aestuarii containing:
- a CDS encoding DUF4395 family protein; translated protein: MVNERVIRGIAVQVFGLSLMALILTTRQSTPAALGLLCFLLADFTFRAAGWGTLSLTAAVSRLLGGRLFRFAPRLIRAKPKRFAAGIGAFMSLAAGLLVVLRIHQAAVLLLAVLALFSFLEGTFRFCAGCRIFALLIRLGLAKEDLCTDCVLPGGDGI
- a CDS encoding DUF362 domain-containing protein, producing the protein MAKSTVYFTNMHVTSRENQQQKLERLIKTAGIEQIDFKRKYAAIKIHFGELGNLAFLRPNYSRTVADVIKSLGGRPFLTDCNTLYVGGRKNALDHLETAYINGYSPFSTGCHILIADGLKGTDEALVPVEGGRYVKEAKIGRAVMDADIIISLNHFKGHELTGFGGAIKNIGMGCGSRAGKMEMHSSGKPHVNAGKCIACGACVRNCAHSAITITNGTALINHSRCVGCGRCIGVCPTDAVRPASDESNDILNRKMAEYTWAVLNGKPHFHISLVIDVSPYCDCHSENDIPIVPDVGMFASFDPVALDVACADAVNRQPVHAGSLLEKHGSRHNDHFTDTSPETDWRSAVEHAVNMGIGSREYELISI
- a CDS encoding arsenate reductase ArsC yields the protein MDNKPVNVLFICVHNSARSQMAETFLNDLGKGRFKALSAGLEPGKLNPLVVRAMAELGYDISGNSTNSVFDYARDRRSFDIVVAVCSKEAQERCPIFPGKGIRLHWPFDDPSSLGGSEEERLAETRRIRDQIRRTILEFIAEYS
- the arsB gene encoding ACR3 family arsenite efflux transporter encodes the protein MSTAEKKRISFFEKYLTLWVALCIVIGTLIGRFLPAVPEFLSTLEYARVSIPVAVLIWLMIYPMMLKIDFTSIVKATKKPKGLTVTTVTNWLIKPFTMYLIAFFFLKILFRPLISDNLATEYIAGAVLLGAAPCTAMVFVWSYLSDGDPAYTVVQVAVNDLIILAAFTPIVAFLLGVSNIQVPYDTLLLSVLLFVVVPLAGGYISRRLITAHRGLDYFENVFLKKFDNTTIGGLLLTLIILFSFQGEIILNNPLHIVLIAVPLVVQTFLIFGIAYGWAKLWKLPHSIAAPGAMIGASNFFELSVAVAVSLFGLQSGAALATVVGVLVEVPVMLALVRIAVSTRSAFPAQA
- a CDS encoding permease, which translates into the protein MAKKALSPNRLLLITLGVFLCAYFVPFDAPRVIVAIQEAFLMLSEYARQHVLLCVVPAMFIAGAITVFLNQQAVIRYLGPSAPKLLAYSVASVSGSILAVCSCTVLPLFKGIYKKGAGLGPAVSFLYSGPAINILAIVLSYKVFGWELGLARMMGAVLFAFVIGYLMQVIYRREDEARLADERMFSYAGEDEKGRSLGQTVVYMASMVGILVFVNWAPSRGTSVLWDAVYTGRYWITAVFAAVLIYSLVRWFSRDDLIEWTVTTRDFSLQILPYLFGGVLIAGFLLGRPGHQALIPGEWIAGLVGGNSVWANFFASIAGAFMYFATLTEVPIVQGLMGSGMGKGPALALLLAGPSLSLPNMLVIHGELGWKKTATYVMLVVLLSTAAGILFGTLN